In one Chryseobacterium camelliae genomic region, the following are encoded:
- a CDS encoding efflux RND transporter permease subunit, with translation MNKFIKNIIAFSLKNKAFTFIWVAVLAVAGFISFKNMPIEAFPDVTNTQIVIITQWNGRSAEEVERFVTTPIELAMSPVQKKTSVRSTTMFGLSIVKILFDDGVDDTFARNQVNNQLRTVSLPDEVDPEVQPPYGPTGEIFRYTLQSKKKDSRELLTLQNWVIDRALRGVPGVADINVFGGQDKVFELSIDPRALDKYNLTPLQVYDAVGKSNLNVGGDVIEKNGQAYVVRGIGLVKSISDIENITIHNDNGNPILVKNVAQVHEGERPRVGQAGLNNQDDTVEGIVVMRKAENPREVLVNVKAKIKELNEKILPKDVKMVTFYDRDNLMDFTTETVMHNLLEGIVLVTVIVLIFMADWRTTLIVSTIIPLSLLFAFLCLKLAGMSANLLSLGAVDFGIIIDGAVVMVEGLFVMLDHKAHKYGNEKFNKMVKGGWIKQTGTGLGKAIFFSKLIIITSLIPIFSFQKVEGKMFSPLAFTLGFALMGALIFTLTLVPVLSHILLNKNVKEKNNPFVNFWDSIVLKGFNFTFKHKKLSLIVSLAFLGLTLFSGKFLGTEFLPQLNEGSLWITAEMPMSSSLKESLKTADLLKKDIMSFSEVTDVLAQTGRSNDGTDPNGFGFVQFAVNLKPKDQWKRKITYEELIEEIDEKLRAYQGITFNYSQPISDNVAEAVAGFKAENGIKIYGDNLQTLDLLAEKVLKQVKDIQGVKDAGIIKNIGQPEVNVVWDRDKMAAYDVMPEDAQAVLEMAFGGKTASEMYDGERKFPIRLRYSQEYRKNENDIASLMIPTQDGAQIPLKEIGSIVKDNGAAFIYRDDIKRYIGIKFSIRDRDLGSTIADAQQEVSKIDLPDGYSVGWTGQFENQQRASKRLTQVVPISILGIFFLLFLLFGNMKDSLLVLANVPFALIGGIIALHITGINFGISAGVGMIALLGICIQNGVILITEFHQNVKSGLSLDEAILNGVKSRTRPVIMTALMASIGLMPAALSTGIGSESQKPLAIVIIGGLITATALTLLIFPIIFWIFNRTKKSQQI, from the coding sequence ATGAATAAATTCATCAAAAATATAATTGCTTTTTCGTTAAAAAATAAAGCATTTACTTTTATTTGGGTAGCTGTTTTGGCAGTTGCAGGATTTATAAGTTTCAAAAATATGCCTATTGAAGCCTTTCCTGACGTTACCAATACCCAGATTGTCATCATTACCCAATGGAACGGGCGAAGTGCGGAAGAAGTAGAACGCTTTGTAACCACTCCCATTGAATTGGCGATGAGCCCTGTTCAGAAGAAAACCAGTGTGAGAAGTACAACGATGTTTGGACTTTCTATTGTTAAAATCCTTTTCGACGATGGAGTAGACGATACGTTTGCCAGAAATCAGGTCAACAATCAGTTGAGAACAGTCAGTCTTCCGGATGAAGTGGATCCTGAAGTTCAACCTCCTTATGGACCGACTGGAGAAATTTTCCGGTATACTTTGCAAAGTAAAAAGAAAGATTCCCGCGAGCTGTTAACCTTGCAAAACTGGGTAATTGATCGTGCTTTACGTGGAGTTCCAGGTGTTGCAGATATCAATGTTTTCGGAGGACAGGATAAGGTTTTTGAATTAAGTATCGATCCGCGGGCTTTGGATAAATATAATTTGACGCCGCTTCAGGTATATGATGCAGTCGGGAAAAGTAATCTGAATGTCGGAGGAGATGTTATCGAAAAAAACGGACAGGCTTATGTTGTTCGCGGAATTGGTTTGGTAAAATCAATAAGTGATATTGAAAATATTACCATTCATAATGATAACGGAAACCCGATCCTGGTTAAAAATGTTGCACAGGTACATGAAGGGGAAAGACCAAGGGTAGGACAGGCCGGACTGAATAATCAGGATGATACCGTTGAAGGGATTGTGGTGATGAGAAAAGCGGAGAACCCTCGTGAAGTATTGGTAAATGTAAAAGCTAAAATTAAAGAACTCAACGAAAAGATCCTTCCGAAAGATGTAAAAATGGTCACTTTCTACGACCGTGATAATTTGATGGATTTCACGACTGAAACGGTAATGCACAATTTATTGGAAGGAATTGTTCTGGTTACGGTCATCGTTTTGATTTTCATGGCAGACTGGAGAACTACCCTGATCGTTTCCACCATCATTCCGCTGTCTTTGTTGTTTGCATTCTTATGTTTAAAATTAGCAGGAATGAGTGCAAATTTATTGTCACTCGGAGCAGTAGATTTCGGAATTATCATCGATGGAGCCGTCGTTATGGTTGAAGGACTCTTTGTAATGCTCGATCATAAAGCTCATAAATACGGCAATGAAAAATTCAATAAAATGGTAAAGGGAGGCTGGATCAAACAAACCGGGACAGGTCTTGGTAAAGCGATTTTCTTTTCAAAGTTAATAATCATTACTTCTTTGATTCCTATTTTCTCTTTCCAGAAAGTGGAAGGAAAAATGTTTTCACCATTGGCATTTACATTAGGATTTGCATTAATGGGAGCCCTGATTTTTACCCTGACATTGGTTCCTGTTCTTTCCCATATTCTTTTAAATAAAAATGTTAAAGAAAAAAATAATCCTTTCGTCAATTTCTGGGACAGCATTGTTTTGAAGGGGTTTAATTTTACATTTAAACATAAAAAATTAAGTTTAATTGTTTCTCTTGCTTTTCTGGGGCTCACCTTATTTTCTGGGAAATTCTTAGGAACGGAATTTTTACCGCAGCTCAATGAAGGCTCACTTTGGATTACTGCTGAAATGCCAATGAGTTCTTCCTTAAAGGAATCATTAAAAACCGCTGATCTGTTAAAGAAAGACATCATGAGCTTCTCCGAGGTGACGGATGTTCTGGCGCAAACAGGAAGAAGTAATGACGGAACAGACCCGAACGGTTTTGGATTTGTTCAGTTTGCGGTAAATCTTAAACCGAAAGATCAATGGAAACGGAAGATTACCTATGAGGAGTTAATTGAAGAGATCGACGAAAAATTAAGAGCATACCAAGGAATTACATTTAATTATTCTCAACCGATTTCTGATAACGTTGCTGAAGCGGTGGCAGGTTTTAAAGCCGAAAACGGAATTAAAATTTATGGAGATAATCTCCAGACCTTAGATCTGCTTGCTGAAAAAGTATTGAAACAGGTGAAAGATATTCAAGGGGTGAAAGATGCCGGAATTATTAAAAATATCGGACAGCCGGAAGTAAATGTTGTCTGGGACAGAGATAAAATGGCGGCTTATGATGTGATGCCTGAAGATGCACAAGCTGTTCTTGAAATGGCTTTCGGAGGTAAAACGGCTTCTGAAATGTATGACGGAGAAAGGAAATTCCCGATTCGCCTTCGTTATTCGCAGGAATATAGAAAAAATGAAAATGATATAGCCTCTCTGATGATTCCGACTCAGGACGGTGCACAAATTCCTTTGAAGGAGATTGGAAGTATCGTTAAAGATAATGGGGCAGCATTTATTTATAGAGATGATATTAAAAGATATATCGGGATTAAATTTTCTATTCGGGATCGGGACTTGGGAAGTACAATTGCCGATGCACAACAGGAGGTTTCAAAAATTGATCTTCCGGACGGATATTCTGTGGGTTGGACCGGTCAGTTTGAAAACCAGCAAAGAGCTTCAAAAAGATTAACACAGGTTGTTCCGATCAGTATTTTAGGAATTTTCTTCCTTTTATTTCTTCTTTTCGGAAATATGAAAGATTCGCTTTTGGTATTGGCTAATGTACCTTTTGCTTTAATAGGAGGAATTATTGCGCTTCACATAACAGGAATTAACTTTGGGATTTCCGCCGGAGTAGGGATGATTGCACTTCTGGGAATCTGTATTCAAAACGGTGTGATTCTTATTACGGAATTCCATCAGAACGTTAAGAGCGGGCTGTCTCTGGATGAAGCAATATTAAATGGTGTAAAATCCAGAACCCGTCCCGTAATTATGACCGCTTTGATGGCTTCGATAGGATTAATGCCCGCAGCATTATCGACAGGAATCGGGTCAGAGTCTCAAAAACCTTTGGCTATTGTAATTATTGGCGGATTGATCACCGCTACTGCTTTAACGTTATTAATTTTCCCGATTATTTTCTGGATCTTCAACAGAACTAAAAAATCGCAGCAAATCTAA
- a CDS encoding efflux RND transporter periplasmic adaptor subunit, whose protein sequence is MKNYIIPVMVALSVLSCSKKEQEAKPQAKKGFELSNTMLSSIELAKVEKQNIENEYNFYGKISADKNNYIDVYPLVGGNVLSVNVELGDHVTKGQVLATIRSTELAEVQKDVSDAKTDLVVAQNNLRVAKEMYEGKLNTERDVLEAKSQLQKAQDQLQRASAVSTVYNVRKGNIYSVLAPITGYIVQKNINKDMQLRSDRSENIFDVANTTNVWAIMNVNESDINKISLGMKAQVSTLSYPDKVFDGKIDKIFKIIDPETNAMQARVVLDNKDGLLIPDSKATIKVTRSENNMAVTVPSKAVIFDDNRSFVVIYKSRTDVKVKEIKVLKQVGDVTYVAEGLSEGEQVITNNQLLIYRSLNS, encoded by the coding sequence ATGAAAAATTATATAATTCCAGTAATGGTAGCCTTGTCGGTGTTGTCTTGTTCAAAAAAAGAACAGGAAGCAAAACCACAGGCAAAAAAAGGTTTTGAGCTGAGCAATACCATGCTGAGCTCAATTGAGTTGGCTAAAGTTGAAAAGCAAAATATAGAAAACGAATATAATTTCTACGGAAAGATCTCGGCAGATAAAAACAACTATATCGATGTGTATCCTTTGGTTGGAGGCAATGTTTTGAGCGTAAATGTTGAGTTGGGGGATCATGTGACGAAAGGACAGGTCTTGGCGACGATCAGAAGTACGGAGTTGGCAGAAGTTCAGAAAGATGTAAGCGATGCAAAAACCGATCTGGTGGTTGCACAAAACAATCTTCGTGTTGCCAAGGAAATGTATGAAGGAAAGCTGAATACCGAAAGAGATGTGCTGGAAGCTAAAAGCCAGTTGCAAAAAGCACAGGACCAGTTGCAGAGAGCCAGTGCGGTAAGTACGGTGTATAATGTGAGAAAAGGAAATATTTACAGCGTACTGGCTCCGATCACGGGATATATCGTTCAGAAAAATATTAATAAAGACATGCAGTTGAGAAGTGACAGAAGTGAAAATATTTTTGATGTTGCCAATACCACCAATGTTTGGGCAATTATGAACGTGAATGAATCGGATATTAATAAAATCAGCCTGGGAATGAAAGCGCAGGTTTCCACACTATCTTATCCGGATAAAGTTTTTGACGGAAAAATTGATAAAATTTTTAAAATTATCGATCCGGAAACCAATGCCATGCAAGCAAGAGTTGTTTTGGATAATAAAGACGGATTGCTGATTCCCGACAGTAAAGCAACAATAAAAGTGACCCGTTCAGAAAATAACATGGCTGTAACGGTTCCTTCCAAAGCGGTGATTTTCGATGATAACAGAAGTTTTGTGGTGATCTACAAATCCAGAACCGATGTAAAAGTGAAAGAAATAAAAGTGTTGAAACAAGTAGGTGATGTTACTTATGTCGCCGAAGGTTTATCTGAAGGAGAACAGGTGATTACCAATAATCAATTGCTGATTTACCGCTCTTTGAATAGCTAG
- a CDS encoding TolC family protein, with product MNKFAGLFIVISSFMAAQRQMSLLDCEEAFQKNNLQLLAEQYNINMADADLLQAKIWELPQLSGQINAYNPEDKKVFDVGHAKGAQVTQLIYMGGKKKNEIAFAKSNRELAQLQFSQLLVDLRAQLRITYFDLYYEKLKLDNTNKQLGYMNDLLAAYKVQSAKGNVSLKDEVRLQSIVIQLNNDKVGINKNILEFEQALKVLTGITDDIEPQLSESEAKDILTAQPFGDETELQKKAVENNADYQYNLKLIDNSKLYAQWQKSLNVPDLNLGAGWDQNGGTFKNEVNLMVGIPLPLWKSNKGNVDKANFAIQQNQKNAEFQKLNLETKVQAAYKTWKSQYDQLTEIKSEDLNNLELVYNGMLSNFRKGNVSLIEFTDFMDSYRTAALQIYDMKNGIMQSAEQLNQLVQTKIFY from the coding sequence ATGAACAAATTTGCAGGGCTGTTCATCGTCATTTCCTCATTCATGGCGGCACAACGGCAAATGTCGCTTTTGGATTGCGAAGAAGCTTTCCAGAAGAACAATTTACAACTGCTCGCCGAACAGTACAACATCAATATGGCCGATGCAGACCTATTGCAGGCTAAAATCTGGGAACTTCCGCAGCTAAGCGGGCAAATCAATGCGTACAATCCTGAAGATAAAAAAGTTTTTGATGTAGGACACGCAAAAGGCGCACAAGTAACGCAGCTAATTTACATGGGAGGCAAGAAGAAAAATGAAATTGCCTTTGCCAAATCAAACAGAGAACTGGCGCAACTTCAGTTTTCTCAGCTGCTCGTAGATTTGAGAGCCCAGCTTCGGATCACTTACTTTGATCTTTATTACGAAAAATTAAAACTCGATAATACCAATAAGCAGCTTGGATATATGAACGATCTTCTCGCTGCTTATAAAGTGCAGTCTGCCAAAGGAAACGTTTCTCTGAAAGACGAAGTGAGATTACAAAGCATCGTTATTCAGCTAAATAATGATAAAGTCGGAATTAATAAAAATATTCTTGAGTTTGAACAGGCACTGAAGGTTCTTACAGGGATTACAGATGACATAGAACCGCAACTTTCAGAATCTGAAGCAAAAGATATTCTTACAGCGCAGCCTTTCGGTGACGAAACCGAATTGCAGAAAAAAGCGGTGGAAAATAATGCGGATTATCAATATAATTTAAAATTAATAGACAACAGCAAGTTGTACGCTCAATGGCAAAAATCTCTGAACGTTCCGGATCTTAATCTTGGAGCTGGATGGGATCAAAACGGAGGCACATTTAAAAATGAAGTGAATCTGATGGTTGGAATTCCATTGCCGTTGTGGAAATCGAATAAAGGAAATGTAGATAAAGCCAATTTTGCGATTCAACAAAATCAAAAAAATGCAGAATTCCAAAAGCTGAATCTCGAAACTAAAGTTCAGGCGGCTTACAAAACCTGGAAATCACAATACGATCAGTTAACGGAAATAAAATCGGAAGACCTTAACAATCTGGAATTGGTCTACAACGGAATGCTGAGCAATTTCAGAAAAGGAAATGTGAGCCTTATCGAATTTACAGATTTTATGGACAGCTACAGAACGGCGGCACTTCAGATCTATGATATGAAAAACGGGATCATGCAGTCTGCAGAACAATTGAATCAACTGGTACAAACGAAAATCTTCTATTAA
- a CDS encoding ATP-binding protein, with protein MSLKRKIALNLSIAFSLLFGIVMAVIYMSFNDFRRDEFKERFRQRLEFTSHFIAKSKDFEEEAPVFFNENSDNILLNETILIFNGQKELIYSTIKDRNVTWDNALLRELDGKKTVYSEKTVPEIYAALKIINGEKYYILTSALDTNGNSKLAYLKYLLITAYVMSTLLIGFFSYYFMGQFLKPLEDLNQEISEVTAHKLTTQIPVRDSNDEINILARSFNTMIVRLHDVFQSQKDFTASASHEIRTPITRMAFQLENLIQLEQHTPETLSALKQIQRDVYQLSDLTNSLLLLTKFDKENIQSIYEEVRIDEVIFESFEAVEKSYPKLKMDFLISEDTSEDALLTIKGVQSLLDIVFINLFKNAAVYSDNTEVDVLIKETQANLIVDVISHGNTIPQEEQSKLFEAFMRGHNSQNISGSGLGLRIVKRILEYHGAQIQYTSPADLLNKFSVIFKK; from the coding sequence ATGTCTTTAAAAAGGAAGATCGCGCTTAACCTCAGTATTGCTTTTTCATTGCTTTTTGGTATTGTGATGGCGGTGATTTATATGTCTTTTAATGATTTCCGGAGAGACGAATTCAAAGAAAGATTCAGGCAGAGATTGGAGTTTACTTCACATTTTATTGCTAAATCAAAAGATTTTGAAGAAGAAGCACCGGTTTTTTTTAATGAAAACTCCGATAATATTCTTTTAAATGAAACCATTTTAATTTTTAACGGTCAAAAAGAATTAATTTACAGCACCATTAAAGACCGAAATGTAACCTGGGATAATGCTTTGTTAAGGGAGCTCGACGGAAAGAAAACGGTTTATTCCGAAAAAACGGTTCCTGAGATTTATGCGGCTCTGAAAATCATCAATGGTGAAAAGTATTACATCCTTACAAGTGCTTTAGATACCAACGGGAATTCAAAATTAGCATACCTGAAATATCTTTTGATTACAGCTTATGTGATGAGCACTTTGCTCATCGGTTTTTTTAGCTATTATTTCATGGGACAGTTTTTGAAACCTTTGGAAGATCTTAACCAGGAAATTTCTGAAGTTACTGCACATAAACTTACCACACAAATTCCTGTTCGTGATTCCAACGATGAAATCAATATTCTTGCACGATCTTTCAATACGATGATCGTGAGGTTGCACGATGTTTTTCAATCCCAGAAAGATTTTACGGCAAGTGCTTCTCATGAAATCAGGACTCCGATTACAAGAATGGCTTTTCAGTTGGAAAACTTAATACAACTTGAACAACATACCCCGGAAACTTTATCTGCTCTCAAACAGATTCAGAGAGATGTATATCAGCTATCGGATTTAACGAATTCTCTTTTATTGCTGACGAAATTCGATAAAGAAAATATCCAGAGTATTTATGAAGAAGTGAGGATAGATGAGGTGATTTTTGAGTCTTTTGAAGCCGTTGAAAAAAGTTATCCGAAACTGAAAATGGATTTCCTTATTTCTGAAGATACCTCCGAAGATGCGCTTTTGACGATAAAAGGAGTACAGTCTTTACTGGATATTGTTTTCATTAATTTATTTAAAAACGCTGCGGTGTATTCCGATAATACGGAAGTTGATGTTCTCATTAAGGAAACACAGGCAAACCTTATCGTTGATGTAATTTCTCACGGAAATACAATTCCACAGGAAGAGCAGTCCAAATTATTCGAAGCATTTATGAGAGGACATAATTCTCAGAACATTTCCGGATCCGGGCTGGGTTTAAGGATTGTTAAAAGAATTCTTGAATATCACGGTGCTCAAATTCAATATACTTCTCCCGCAGATTTATTGAATAAATTCAGTGTGATTTTTAAAAAATAA
- a CDS encoding response regulator transcription factor, protein MNILLLEDDLILSAELCKFLESNNFTCDKIYDGETFIRQIKNNTYDLYLLDINVPKINGLDVCQTIRSFDKNTPIIIISAYGDLSDKKDAFTRLADDYLVKPFQFEELLLRVNSLLRRKAASDTMDQDIIRIDDLIVNKTEQKVYRGGNEISLTLKEFQLLAYLAEAQGRTVSKQQITEHVWEHNFNTNTNTVEVYINFLRKKIDKDFKIKLIHTRSGFGYYLSPL, encoded by the coding sequence ATGAATATCCTTTTATTGGAAGATGACCTTATTCTTTCGGCGGAACTTTGCAAATTTTTGGAGTCGAATAATTTTACCTGTGATAAAATTTATGACGGGGAAACCTTTATTCGTCAAATAAAAAATAATACCTACGACCTGTATTTGCTTGATATTAATGTTCCGAAGATAAACGGACTGGATGTTTGCCAGACGATTCGTTCCTTTGATAAAAATACCCCGATCATTATCATTTCTGCATACGGCGATCTGTCAGACAAAAAAGATGCATTTACCAGATTGGCCGACGATTATCTGGTGAAGCCATTTCAGTTCGAGGAATTATTATTGCGTGTTAATTCATTACTGAGAAGAAAAGCCGCTTCCGATACGATGGATCAGGATATTATCAGGATTGATGATTTAATCGTGAATAAAACCGAACAAAAAGTGTATCGCGGCGGTAACGAAATAAGTCTGACTTTAAAAGAATTCCAGCTGCTGGCTTATCTTGCAGAAGCGCAGGGAAGAACAGTCTCAAAACAACAGATTACGGAGCACGTTTGGGAACACAACTTCAATACGAATACCAATACCGTTGAAGTGTACATTAATTTTTTAAGAAAGAAAATCGACAAAGATTTTAAAATTAAACTGATTCATACACGTTCCGGTTTCGGATATTATTTAAGTCCATTATAG
- a CDS encoding HPF/RaiA family ribosome-associated protein: protein MKITVQSIGLTPHEPLEEHIDKKVSKLDTFYDKIQECKVFLKVENNADKANKTAEIILAVPGDDIVVKKTTTTFEESLDLCVDTAKKLLIKKKEMA, encoded by the coding sequence ATGAAGATCACAGTACAATCAATTGGTTTAACTCCTCACGAACCATTAGAAGAACACATCGACAAAAAAGTAAGCAAACTAGATACATTTTATGATAAAATTCAAGAATGTAAAGTGTTTTTAAAAGTAGAAAATAATGCTGATAAAGCAAACAAAACAGCCGAGATCATTTTGGCGGTTCCGGGAGACGATATCGTAGTAAAAAAGACAACTACCACTTTTGAAGAAAGTTTAGACCTGTGTGTTGATACTGCTAAAAAGCTATTAATCAAGAAAAAAGAAATGGCATAG
- a CDS encoding tyrosine-type recombinase/integrase: MLDKFLDYLQFEKRYSPHTITSYKKDLEDFSHFYLKTESSEDISKADKKIIRNFIVELSENDISKRSINRKLSSLRSFYLFLLKIGEIKVSPTESISSLKFYAEKQIPISKEEMEVLSDTVFEQMHDILEKCIMETLYQTGIRKAELCGMMFENVNLDGNEVKIIGKGNKERVIPISGKLSNLLKGYLDIRKPLIDDQSYFFVNKKGKKLSEKFVYVVVNKYLSLITTKEKRSPHILRHSFATHVLDNGAEISKVKKILGHSSLASTQVYTNANIEQLKKVFNQAHPRASKKEEL; encoded by the coding sequence ATGCTGGATAAATTTTTAGACTATTTACAATTCGAAAAGAGGTATTCTCCTCATACAATTACAAGTTATAAAAAAGACCTGGAAGACTTTTCTCATTTCTATCTTAAAACAGAATCTTCTGAAGATATTTCCAAGGCAGATAAAAAGATTATCAGGAATTTTATTGTAGAGCTTAGTGAAAATGATATTTCTAAAAGAAGTATCAACAGGAAGTTGTCTTCACTTCGTAGCTTTTACCTTTTTCTTCTTAAAATTGGCGAAATTAAAGTTTCTCCAACAGAAAGTATCTCTTCACTGAAATTTTACGCTGAAAAACAAATTCCGATCTCTAAAGAGGAAATGGAGGTACTTAGTGATACTGTCTTTGAGCAGATGCACGATATTCTGGAAAAATGTATCATGGAAACATTATATCAGACCGGAATCCGTAAAGCTGAGCTTTGTGGTATGATGTTTGAGAATGTTAATCTGGATGGAAACGAAGTGAAAATTATCGGGAAAGGGAATAAAGAAAGGGTAATTCCTATTTCCGGAAAACTGTCGAATCTGTTAAAAGGTTACTTAGACATACGTAAACCATTGATTGATGATCAGTCCTATTTTTTTGTCAATAAGAAAGGCAAAAAACTCTCTGAAAAATTTGTTTATGTGGTAGTTAATAAGTACCTTAGTCTTATAACAACAAAAGAAAAAAGAAGTCCTCACATCCTTCGTCATAGCTTTGCTACACACGTTTTGGATAATGGGGCGGAGATCTCCAAAGTAAAAAAAATATTAGGTCATTCCAGTCTTGCCAGTACTCAGGTCTATACGAATGCTAATATAGAACAATTGAAAAAAGTGTTTAATCAGGCTCACCCTCGAGCATCAAAAAAAGAAGAATTATGA
- the rpsU gene encoding 30S ribosomal protein S21: MLIIPVKDGESIDRALKKYKRKFDKTGTVRQLRARQQFIKPSVTLRQARLKAAHKQRNLSKEEQA, encoded by the coding sequence ATGTTAATAATTCCAGTAAAAGACGGAGAGTCTATCGACAGAGCATTAAAGAAATATAAAAGAAAATTTGATAAAACAGGTACAGTTCGTCAATTAAGAGCTAGACAACAATTTATCAAGCCTTCTGTAACTCTAAGACAAGCTAGATTGAAAGCTGCTCACAAGCAAAGAAATCTTAGCAAAGAAGAACAGGCTTAA
- a CDS encoding thermonuclease family protein — MNYSLLFSQSKGKVIKIKDGDTIVVLLGNNHQETLRLAEVDCPENGQAFGKNAKQFTSSQVFGKMVIFYRVNKDRYRRTIAKIFYDDHKYLSAEIIKSGWGWWYFKASKNTDLKSYEINAKNSKIGLWKDNNAISPWEFRNNKKKKKEVL, encoded by the coding sequence TTGAATTATAGTTTATTGTTTTCACAATCAAAAGGTAAAGTAATAAAAATAAAAGATGGAGATACGATAGTCGTTTTGTTGGGAAATAACCATCAGGAAACATTGCGTTTGGCAGAAGTGGATTGCCCTGAAAACGGTCAGGCTTTTGGTAAAAATGCAAAACAATTCACGAGTTCGCAGGTCTTCGGTAAAATGGTAATATTTTACAGGGTGAATAAAGATAGATACAGGCGTACGATTGCGAAAATATTCTATGATGATCATAAATACTTGTCCGCTGAAATAATAAAGTCAGGTTGGGGATGGTGGTATTTTAAAGCATCAAAAAATACGGACTTAAAAAGTTATGAAATAAACGCTAAAAATTCAAAAATAGGATTGTGGAAAGATAATAATGCTATTTCACCATGGGAGTTTCGAAATAATAAGAAAAAGAAAAAAGAGGTTTTGTGA
- a CDS encoding helix-turn-helix domain-containing protein, giving the protein MKSKRDDFGSIVYSCYAQLSRQGEHFVSDHVLSYQISGNLLLNDGCNDYVAESGSIRFLRRNQLLKFTKQPPPDREFKSLSIYLNQQTLKNFSIEYNLISERKEYNNPLCLLNDSPELQNYMNSLLFYYDLGKLSDARLVDLKIKEGLILLLQEKPELKNILFDFNEPGKIDIEAFMNKNFHFNVNLDRFAYLTGRSLATFKRDFEKIFGITPGKWLVQKRLQEAHYLILEKGKMASEIYLDLGFEDLSHFSFAFKKHYGESPSKIV; this is encoded by the coding sequence ATGAAATCTAAAAGAGACGATTTTGGGAGTATCGTATATTCCTGTTATGCTCAACTGAGTCGGCAGGGAGAGCATTTTGTGTCCGATCATGTGTTGAGTTATCAGATTTCAGGCAATTTATTATTAAATGATGGTTGCAATGATTATGTTGCGGAAAGTGGTTCAATTCGTTTTCTAAGAAGAAATCAATTGTTGAAATTTACCAAACAACCTCCTCCTGATAGAGAATTTAAATCTTTATCCATTTATTTGAATCAACAGACGCTTAAAAATTTCAGTATTGAGTATAATCTGATCTCAGAACGGAAAGAATATAATAATCCTCTGTGTCTGTTAAATGATAGTCCGGAACTTCAGAATTATATGAACTCATTGCTGTTCTATTATGATTTGGGAAAGCTTTCTGATGCAAGATTAGTAGATTTAAAAATAAAAGAAGGGTTAATTTTATTGCTTCAGGAAAAACCTGAATTGAAAAATATTCTATTTGATTTTAATGAACCGGGTAAAATAGATATTGAAGCTTTTATGAATAAAAACTTCCACTTTAATGTTAATTTAGACCGGTTTGCTTATCTGACTGGAAGAAGTCTGGCAACTTTTAAACGTGATTTTGAAAAGATTTTCGGAATTACACCGGGAAAATGGCTGGTGCAGAAAAGGCTTCAGGAAGCTCATTATTTAATTTTAGAAAAAGGAAAAATGGCTTCTGAAATCTATCTGGATCTGGGTTTTGAAGATCTGTCTCATTTTTCATTTGCATTTAAAAAACATTACGGGGAGTCCCCAAGCAAAATAGTATAG